In Hamadaea flava, a genomic segment contains:
- the def gene encoding peptide deformylase, with product MAEQPVDRRVRVLGQPVDEYPEVPPEAARGEVLRVTVVGEEILHRPCQDVTEFGTPELAKLVDDMFATQLVAQGVGLAANQVDVDLRLFVYDCPDDDGVRHVGHICNPVLDELPPAARRLVEHDEGCLSVPGPYAPVSRPDRAIVRGQDKDGNPLVIEGFGYFARCLQHETDHLNGKLYIDRLGSRQRKGVLKEMETRKDEVFARRAEKAAALGK from the coding sequence ATGGCCGAGCAGCCCGTCGACCGCCGTGTACGCGTACTCGGCCAGCCGGTCGACGAGTATCCGGAGGTCCCGCCGGAGGCGGCGCGGGGCGAGGTGCTCCGGGTCACCGTCGTCGGCGAGGAGATCCTTCACCGGCCCTGCCAGGACGTGACCGAGTTCGGCACCCCGGAGCTGGCGAAGCTCGTCGACGACATGTTCGCCACACAGCTCGTCGCCCAGGGCGTCGGCCTGGCGGCGAACCAGGTCGACGTCGACCTGCGGCTGTTCGTCTACGACTGCCCCGACGACGACGGCGTACGCCACGTCGGGCACATCTGCAATCCTGTGCTGGACGAGCTGCCCCCGGCCGCGCGCCGGCTGGTCGAGCACGACGAGGGCTGCCTGTCCGTTCCCGGCCCGTACGCCCCGGTGTCGCGGCCGGACCGGGCGATCGTGCGTGGCCAGGACAAGGACGGCAATCCGCTGGTCATCGAGGGCTTCGGCTACTTCGCGCGGTGCCTTCAGCACGAGACCGACCACCTCAACGGCAAGCTCTACATCGACCGCCTCGGCAGCCGTCAGCGCAAGGGCGTCCTCAAGGAGATGGAGACCCGCAAGGACGAGGTCTTCGCGCGCCGCGCCGAGAAAGCCGCCGCCCTCGGCAAGTAG
- a CDS encoding chloramphenicol phosphotransferase CPT family protein gives MERPRTGQIILLNGTSSAGKTSIARELLPLLDRPYYFMPVDALNSMRHQRPMSADELEATLQRLAAGYHRAAAGMAEGGNDVVLDHVLRKPSWLRECVELFPADVVFVKVYCPLPELQRREAARGDRAIGKAESHYPLVHRDAVYDVEVDTSELSPRDCAERIKSFVDAPSDERAFARLRRAYA, from the coding sequence ATGGAACGCCCGCGGACCGGCCAGATCATCCTCCTCAACGGCACCTCGAGCGCGGGCAAGACGAGCATCGCCCGCGAACTGCTGCCGCTGCTCGACCGGCCGTACTACTTCATGCCGGTGGACGCCCTGAACTCGATGCGCCACCAGCGCCCGATGAGCGCGGACGAGCTGGAGGCGACGCTCCAGCGGCTGGCCGCGGGCTACCACCGGGCAGCGGCCGGAATGGCCGAGGGCGGCAACGACGTGGTGCTGGACCATGTGCTCCGGAAGCCGTCGTGGCTGCGGGAGTGTGTGGAGCTTTTCCCAGCCGACGTCGTGTTCGTCAAGGTCTACTGCCCGCTGCCGGAGTTGCAGCGACGCGAGGCGGCCCGCGGCGACCGCGCGATCGGCAAGGCGGAGTCGCACTATCCGCTGGTGCATCGCGACGCCGTGTACGACGTCGAGGTCGACACCAGCGAGCTGAGCCCCCGCGACTGCGCCGAGCGGATCAAGTCCTTCGTGGACGCTCCGAGCGACGAGCGCGCCTTCGCCCGCCTGCGCCGCGCGTACGCGTGA